Proteins from a genomic interval of Halopseudomonas litoralis:
- a CDS encoding GldG family protein: MKRLMYSGTGLLVLLLAFIAFNMATGVLLPGARLDLTEQKLFTISDGTRDILEELDEPITLYFFFSDRASKDMVVLRNYARRVEEMLREYERVADGKLKLQIIDPQPFSEAEDRAAEFGLQAVPLTQSGDQLYFGLAGTNQLAQRETIPFFALEQEGLLEYELSRLINSLAHPEKPQIGLMAGLPMTGGMNPMTGQPGAPWMAFEQMQQMFDVQNLDSDIDSVPEEIDVLLLVHPKALSEAALFAVDQFVLRGGKLLAFIDPLAESDQSMEAMMEGMADGKASDLGPLLAAWGVQYNPEQVVVDARLGMSVSRGQGQLPARHIGWLEVEPQFMSKDDTVTAPLQLLTVATAGALQPMADASTSFMPLLSSSANSALVPSSRFSGMQDPEVLLNGFQADDQVYHFAARLQGPAQTAYPDGLESREPALTESDNINVLVIADTDMLTDRMWVQVQDFYGQRIPQPWADNGGLLINALDNLSGSEALISVRSRGDFSRPFTVVEDLQRKAERRYRASEQRLQQQLEQTEQRLRELQQGQDPTQLTELSAEQEAAIQGFLDEKLAIRKQLRDVRYELNADIERLGNQLKAINIALVPALLTLGVLVWWVVGRLRRRTI, from the coding sequence ATGAAACGATTGATGTATTCAGGTACCGGCCTGCTGGTACTGCTGCTGGCCTTCATCGCCTTCAATATGGCTACCGGGGTATTGTTGCCGGGCGCCCGGCTGGATCTGACCGAACAGAAGCTGTTTACCATCTCCGATGGCACGCGGGACATTCTCGAAGAGCTGGACGAGCCGATAACCCTGTATTTCTTCTTCTCCGACCGGGCCAGCAAGGACATGGTCGTGCTGCGCAATTATGCCCGCCGGGTGGAGGAAATGCTGCGCGAGTACGAGCGCGTCGCCGACGGCAAGCTGAAGCTGCAGATCATTGATCCGCAACCCTTCTCCGAAGCCGAAGATCGGGCCGCCGAATTCGGCCTGCAGGCCGTGCCGCTGACCCAGAGCGGAGATCAGCTGTACTTCGGCCTGGCCGGTACCAATCAGCTGGCTCAGCGTGAAACTATTCCTTTCTTTGCCCTGGAGCAGGAAGGCCTGTTGGAGTATGAGCTGAGCCGGCTGATCAACAGTCTGGCCCACCCGGAAAAACCGCAGATCGGTTTGATGGCCGGCCTGCCCATGACCGGTGGTATGAACCCGATGACCGGGCAGCCCGGCGCGCCCTGGATGGCGTTCGAGCAGATGCAGCAGATGTTCGACGTGCAGAATCTGGACAGTGATATTGATAGCGTACCCGAAGAGATCGACGTGCTGCTGCTGGTGCATCCCAAGGCGCTGAGCGAGGCAGCGTTGTTCGCCGTCGACCAGTTCGTGCTGCGCGGTGGCAAGTTGCTGGCCTTCATCGACCCGCTCGCCGAATCCGACCAGAGCATGGAGGCCATGATGGAAGGCATGGCCGATGGCAAAGCCTCCGATCTCGGCCCGCTGCTGGCCGCCTGGGGTGTGCAGTACAACCCCGAGCAGGTGGTGGTGGATGCGCGTCTGGGTATGTCGGTGAGCCGTGGTCAGGGGCAACTGCCGGCACGGCACATCGGCTGGCTCGAGGTCGAACCGCAGTTCATGAGCAAGGACGACACTGTTACCGCGCCGCTGCAATTGCTGACCGTTGCCACAGCGGGTGCGCTGCAGCCGATGGCCGATGCGTCAACTTCATTCATGCCGTTGTTGTCCAGTTCGGCCAACAGTGCTCTGGTGCCCAGCAGTCGTTTCAGTGGCATGCAGGATCCTGAAGTGCTGCTTAACGGCTTCCAGGCAGATGATCAGGTCTACCACTTTGCCGCACGTCTGCAGGGGCCGGCGCAGACTGCGTACCCGGATGGGTTGGAAAGCCGTGAGCCTGCATTGACCGAGTCGGACAACATCAACGTATTAGTGATCGCCGATACGGACATGCTGACCGACCGCATGTGGGTGCAGGTGCAGGACTTCTACGGCCAGCGCATTCCCCAGCCCTGGGCGGATAACGGTGGGCTGCTGATCAATGCGCTGGATAACCTGTCCGGCTCCGAAGCGCTGATCAGTGTGCGCTCACGCGGTGATTTCAGTCGCCCGTTTACTGTGGTGGAGGATCTGCAACGCAAGGCGGAGCGGCGTTATCGCGCCAGTGAGCAACGTCTGCAGCAGCAACTGGAACAGACCGAACAACGCCTGCGTGAACTGCAGCAGGGCCAGGATCCAACTCAATTGACTGAGCTGAGCGCCGAGCAGGAAGCGGCGATTCAGGGTTTTCTCGACGAGAAGCTGGCCATCCGCAAGCAACTGCGCGATGTGCGATATGAATTGAATGCCGATATCGAGCGTCTGGGTAACCAGCTCAAGGCAATCAACATCGCGTTGGTACCGGCATTGCTGACCTTGGGTGTACTGGTATGGTGGGTGGTGGGACGTCTGCGCCGCCGCACCATTTGA
- the tsaB gene encoding tRNA (adenosine(37)-N6)-threonylcarbamoyltransferase complex dimerization subunit type 1 TsaB, translated as MTTTLLALDTATEACSAALLHDGRLFHRVEVAPRMHAQLLLPMIGELLAEAGIELERVDALVFGRGPGAFTGVRIATGMVQGLGFAAGKPVIGISNLAALAQRAWREHGAEQVCAAIDARMDEVYWGCYQLIDGVMILSGAERVCAPEQAELPAELSAPAGAGTGWQYAERLPVAVERSWPQMLPDATDLISLALPAWKAGQVLDAADAQPVYLRDKVATPKHG; from the coding sequence ATGACCACCACACTACTTGCTCTGGATACCGCTACCGAAGCCTGTTCCGCTGCCCTGTTGCATGATGGACGTCTGTTCCATCGTGTCGAAGTGGCGCCGCGCATGCATGCTCAGTTGTTGCTGCCGATGATTGGTGAGCTGTTGGCCGAGGCGGGCATCGAGCTGGAGCGGGTGGATGCGCTGGTATTCGGGCGCGGCCCGGGTGCCTTTACTGGGGTGCGCATCGCCACTGGCATGGTTCAGGGGCTGGGTTTTGCCGCCGGCAAACCGGTGATTGGTATTTCCAATCTCGCGGCGCTGGCCCAGCGCGCCTGGCGTGAGCACGGCGCCGAACAGGTCTGCGCCGCGATTGATGCGCGTATGGATGAAGTCTACTGGGGCTGTTACCAGTTGATTGACGGCGTGATGATTTTGTCTGGTGCAGAGCGAGTGTGTGCTCCGGAGCAGGCAGAACTGCCGGCTGAGCTGTCCGCCCCGGCGGGTGCCGGTACCGGCTGGCAGTATGCCGAGCGGTTGCCTGTGGCAGTTGAACGCAGCTGGCCGCAGATGCTCCCTGATGCCACCGACCTGATCAGCCTGGCCCTGCCGGCCTGGAAGGCCGGGCAGGTGCTGGATGCAGCTGATGCCCAACCGGTGTATCTGCGCGACAAAGTCGCTACGCCCAAACATGGCTGA
- a CDS encoding ABC transporter ATP-binding protein, producing MIKINSLTKRFGEHVAVDNLSFDVKPGEVLGFLGPNGAGKSTTMKMLTGFLTPDGGSASVCGFDIRTQILQAQQQMGYLPEGAPCYGDMRVKGFLEFIAEVRGLRGADRQRHVARAVEQVELQAVLGQTIDTLSKGFKRRVGLAQAILHDPQVLILDEPTDGLDPNQKHQVRNLIQQLASGSNKIVVISTHILEEVSAVCSRTVVISRGRLLADGTPEELEARSTYHQAVTVLLQQPVDSQPLLALPGVKAVEVAREGHQLTVIAEPGAVIFPAIGEYARQQQWQVKELSVERGRLDDVFRRLTAEEAA from the coding sequence ATGATAAAGATAAACAGCCTGACCAAACGCTTTGGCGAGCATGTCGCCGTGGACAATTTGTCCTTTGACGTAAAACCGGGGGAAGTTCTGGGATTTCTCGGCCCCAATGGCGCCGGCAAGTCCACTACCATGAAGATGCTTACCGGCTTCCTGACGCCGGACGGTGGCAGTGCTTCTGTCTGTGGGTTCGATATCCGCACGCAGATTCTGCAGGCCCAGCAGCAGATGGGTTATCTGCCCGAAGGCGCCCCCTGTTACGGCGATATGCGGGTGAAGGGTTTTCTCGAATTCATTGCCGAGGTGCGCGGTTTGCGCGGCGCCGACAGGCAGCGCCACGTGGCGCGCGCGGTCGAGCAGGTTGAGCTGCAAGCGGTGCTTGGCCAGACCATCGATACGCTGTCCAAGGGATTCAAGCGCCGGGTCGGTCTGGCCCAGGCGATTCTGCATGATCCGCAGGTGCTGATTCTCGATGAGCCTACCGACGGCCTGGACCCGAACCAGAAGCATCAGGTGCGTAACCTGATTCAGCAGCTGGCCAGCGGCAGCAACAAGATAGTGGTCATCTCCACGCATATTCTCGAAGAGGTCAGTGCGGTGTGCAGCCGGACGGTGGTGATTTCCCGTGGTCGTCTGCTCGCCGATGGCACACCCGAGGAGCTGGAAGCCCGTTCCACTTATCATCAGGCAGTGACGGTGCTGCTGCAACAGCCGGTGGACAGTCAGCCGCTGTTGGCGCTGCCAGGCGTGAAGGCAGTTGAAGTCGCACGCGAGGGGCATCAGCTGACGGTCATCGCCGAGCCGGGTGCGGTGATCTTCCCGGCGATTGGCGAATACGCTCGTCAGCAGCAATGGCAGGTAAAGGAATTGTCGGTCGAGCGTGGACGTCTGGATGATGTCTTCCGCCGCCTGACTGCGGAGGAGGCCGCATGA
- the adk gene encoding adenylate kinase → MRVILLGAPGAGKGTQAQFICQRFGIPQISTGDMLRAAIKAGTELGKQVKEVMDTGGLVSDELIIGLIRERITHDDCANGFLFDGFPRTIPQAEALVDAGVSIDHVLEIAVDDEEIVGRISGRRVHPGSGRIYHVEHNPPRDAGKDDVTGDALIQREDDKEETVRKRLQVYHTQTKPLVDFYQKLSAANGTPKCSRVEGVGSVEEITARVSAALN, encoded by the coding sequence ATGCGCGTCATCCTTTTGGGTGCCCCCGGCGCCGGCAAGGGCACACAGGCCCAGTTCATCTGCCAGCGGTTCGGTATTCCGCAGATTTCCACCGGTGACATGCTGCGTGCAGCGATCAAGGCCGGTACCGAGTTGGGCAAGCAGGTCAAGGAAGTAATGGACACTGGTGGTCTGGTATCGGACGAGCTGATCATCGGCCTGATCCGCGAGCGCATCACCCACGATGATTGCGCCAATGGTTTCCTGTTCGACGGTTTCCCGCGGACCATTCCGCAGGCCGAAGCCCTGGTGGATGCTGGTGTCAGCATCGATCACGTACTGGAAATCGCCGTGGACGACGAGGAAATCGTCGGTCGCATCTCCGGTCGCCGCGTGCACCCGGGTTCCGGTCGCATCTACCACGTCGAACACAATCCGCCCCGCGACGCCGGCAAGGATGATGTCACCGGTGATGCCCTGATCCAGCGCGAAGACGATAAGGAAGAGACCGTTCGCAAGCGCCTGCAGGTATATCATACCCAGACCAAGCCGCTGGTGGACTTCTACCAGAAGCTGTCTGCTGCCAACGGTACGCCCAAGTGCTCGCGCGTTGAAGGCGTAGGCAGTGTTGAAGAAATCACTGCTCGGGTGTCGGCAGCTCTGAACTGA
- a CDS encoding ABC transporter permease subunit produces MKSLGVIFKRELGSYFATPLAYIFIVIFLVLSAVFTFYLGGFYEGGQADLIPFFNFHPWLYLFLVPAVAMRLWAEERKSGTIELLMTLPVSRTDMVLGKFLAAWVFVGIALVLTFPIIITVNYLGSPDNGAIFTGYLGSWLLAGGYLAIGSCMSALTKNQVIAFILSVVACFVFIVSGFPLVLDLFSGWSPQWLLDAIASLSFLIRFDAISKGVLDLRDLLYFISLMAVWLFATAIVIDLKKAD; encoded by the coding sequence ATGAAAAGTCTTGGCGTGATCTTCAAACGTGAGCTGGGCAGCTATTTTGCCACTCCGCTGGCGTATATCTTCATCGTGATCTTTCTGGTGCTGTCCGCGGTGTTCACCTTCTACCTGGGTGGCTTCTATGAGGGCGGGCAGGCGGATCTGATCCCGTTCTTCAACTTCCATCCCTGGCTGTATCTGTTTCTGGTACCCGCGGTGGCCATGCGGCTGTGGGCCGAGGAGCGCAAGTCCGGCACCATCGAGTTGCTGATGACACTGCCGGTATCGCGTACCGACATGGTGCTGGGCAAGTTCCTGGCCGCCTGGGTATTCGTCGGTATCGCCCTGGTGCTGACGTTTCCGATCATCATCACCGTCAACTACCTGGGTTCGCCGGATAACGGCGCGATCTTTACCGGGTATCTGGGCAGCTGGCTGCTGGCCGGCGGTTATCTGGCCATCGGCTCGTGCATGTCGGCCCTGACCAAGAATCAGGTGATCGCCTTCATTCTCAGCGTGGTGGCCTGTTTCGTGTTCATTGTCAGCGGCTTCCCGCTGGTACTGGATCTGTTCAGCGGCTGGTCACCCCAGTGGCTGCTGGATGCGATTGCCTCGCTCAGCTTCCTGATTCGCTTCGATGCCATCAGCAAAGGCGTGCTGGATCTGCGTGACCTGCTGTATTTCATATCGCTGATGGCCGTCTGGCTGTTTGCCACCGCGATTGTCATCGACCTGAAAAAGGCCGATTGA
- a CDS encoding class I SAM-dependent methyltransferase, with the protein MTDFTSCTVAVSCLLPELEQPARLLATRLQLPLQTVDINTAAAELLLCVGSDGLSLQATGSGAPGAVRVDFVEGALAHRRQFGGGTGQMVAKAVGLRGAIRPTVLDATAGLGRDAFVLAALGCEVTLIERQPVIAALLDDGLQRARQAGGEVAEIAERMHLLHADAIEAMDRWSAEAPQVIHLDPMFPHREKSALVKKEMRLFRPLAGDDLDAPALLAAALHLASHRVAVKRPRKAPAIDGPPPSAQLSGQSSRYDIYGKKKL; encoded by the coding sequence ATGACTGATTTTACTTCCTGTACCGTGGCCGTCAGCTGCTTGCTACCCGAATTGGAGCAGCCGGCGCGGTTGTTGGCGACACGCTTGCAGCTGCCGCTGCAGACCGTTGACATCAATACCGCCGCCGCCGAGCTATTGCTGTGTGTCGGCAGCGATGGTCTAAGCCTGCAGGCCACCGGCTCAGGCGCCCCGGGTGCGGTGCGGGTAGACTTTGTCGAAGGTGCATTGGCGCACCGGCGGCAATTCGGTGGGGGCACCGGGCAGATGGTGGCCAAGGCAGTCGGTCTGCGGGGCGCAATCCGGCCGACAGTGCTGGACGCGACTGCTGGGCTGGGACGGGATGCCTTTGTACTGGCGGCACTGGGTTGTGAGGTCACGCTGATCGAGCGCCAGCCGGTCATTGCTGCGCTGCTGGACGATGGCCTGCAACGCGCCCGACAGGCCGGCGGGGAGGTGGCTGAGATCGCCGAGCGGATGCATCTGCTGCATGCCGACGCCATTGAAGCCATGGACCGCTGGTCGGCTGAGGCGCCGCAGGTGATTCATCTGGACCCGATGTTTCCGCACCGTGAGAAGTCGGCGCTGGTCAAAAAGGAAATGCGCCTGTTTCGCCCGCTGGCGGGGGATGATCTGGACGCACCCGCGCTGCTGGCCGCGGCCCTGCATCTGGCCAGCCACCGGGTCGCTGTCAAACGCCCGCGCAAGGCCCCGGCCATCGACGGCCCACCACCCAGCGCGCAGCTCAGCGGCCAGTCCAGCCGCTACGATATCTACGGCAAGAAGAAGCTCTAG
- the plsB gene encoding glycerol-3-phosphate 1-O-acyltransferase PlsB, protein MPSTKPSLFSRVRFGLMRRLLYLWARSESIGDPLTRIAPASPAPILYVLPGRSFSDLLVLDRECARIGLPRPVMPPGGTLEEDVAYFHLTSELVWSGRADPRKRSPRLLRALTAVELQVTPDVKVVPVSVFWGQSPDVESSPLKLLFAHNWGVGGKLRKLFAILLHGRKIRVSFGQPLSLRELTDENLGHSRNLRKVNRLLRVHFRQQRGAVVGPDLSHRRTLLKGLMHGPQVRAAIAREATEQNITEERARQRAARYANEIASDFTYTIIRFLEVILSWFWNKLYDGVKVNNLDNVQDIARGNEIIYVPCHRSHIDYLLLSYLLFRNSLTPPHIAAGINLNMPVVGSILRRGGAFFMRRSFRGNQLYTAVFNEYLHTLFSRGFPVEYFIEGGRSRTGRLLDPKTGMLAITLRSYLRSSRRPIVFMPVYIGYERVLEGRTYLGELRGKEKKKESFFDMFRVLSALKLRFGEVAVNFGTPVALNDFLDEQQPEWRSQLGEPEFKPDWLPEATRQLARTLGGAINAAADANPVNLVALAMLSTRRMALDEATLARILDTFTGLLNDVPYSEDTTLPGLSGAGQIGHVESMGMIGRQSDALGEILFLDDSQAVLMTWYRNNILHLVALPALIASLFLNNARMNREQIVRLVSALYPYLQGELFLHWREEQLPEIINRYVDGLIGRGLLREENGQIHRPDTASVEFVLLTLLARSIIQMLERFYMAAALLLNNPNGSLTAEQLEGLCTVMAQRLSILHGLNAPEFFDKTLFRQFIQRLQAFEVLSSDAQGRLHYQPELEDIAENTAKRVLSAEIRLSIRQVARSAG, encoded by the coding sequence ATGCCATCAACAAAGCCCTCACTGTTCAGTCGCGTGCGTTTCGGCCTTATGCGCCGCCTGCTGTATCTGTGGGCCCGCTCGGAGAGCATTGGCGATCCGCTGACCAGAATAGCCCCGGCCAGCCCCGCGCCCATTCTCTATGTATTGCCCGGTCGCTCCTTCTCCGATCTGCTGGTACTGGACCGTGAATGTGCCCGCATCGGCCTGCCACGCCCGGTCATGCCGCCGGGCGGCACGCTCGAAGAAGATGTAGCTTATTTCCATCTCACCAGCGAGCTTGTCTGGAGCGGTCGCGCTGACCCGCGCAAACGCTCCCCGCGTCTGCTGCGGGCGCTCACCGCCGTCGAACTGCAGGTAACGCCGGATGTGAAAGTGGTGCCGGTCAGCGTGTTCTGGGGGCAGTCGCCGGATGTCGAATCCTCACCATTGAAGCTGCTGTTCGCGCACAACTGGGGTGTCGGAGGCAAGCTGCGCAAGCTCTTTGCTATTCTGCTGCATGGTCGCAAGATCCGCGTCAGCTTCGGCCAGCCGCTGTCTCTGCGCGAACTGACCGACGAGAATCTCGGGCACAGCCGTAACCTGCGCAAGGTCAACCGTTTGTTGCGGGTACATTTCAGACAGCAACGCGGCGCCGTGGTCGGCCCCGATCTGTCCCATCGCCGCACCCTGCTGAAAGGACTGATGCATGGCCCACAGGTGCGTGCAGCCATCGCCCGCGAGGCGACCGAGCAGAATATAACTGAAGAGCGCGCCCGCCAGCGCGCCGCACGCTATGCCAATGAAATCGCCTCCGACTTCACCTACACCATCATCCGTTTTCTCGAAGTCATTCTTTCCTGGTTCTGGAACAAGCTGTATGACGGGGTCAAGGTCAACAATCTGGACAACGTTCAGGATATCGCTCGTGGCAACGAGATCATCTATGTGCCCTGCCACCGCAGTCATATCGACTACCTGTTGCTGTCCTACCTGCTGTTTCGCAACAGCCTCACGCCACCGCACATCGCCGCCGGTATCAACCTGAACATGCCAGTGGTGGGCAGTATTCTGCGCCGCGGCGGCGCCTTCTTCATGCGTCGCAGCTTCCGCGGCAACCAGCTGTATACCGCCGTGTTCAATGAATACCTGCATACCCTGTTCAGCCGCGGCTTTCCGGTCGAGTATTTCATCGAGGGCGGACGCTCGCGTACCGGTCGACTGCTTGATCCCAAGACCGGTATGTTGGCCATCACCCTGCGCAGCTACCTGCGCTCATCGCGGCGGCCTATTGTGTTCATGCCTGTGTATATCGGCTATGAGCGGGTACTGGAAGGTCGCACCTATCTCGGCGAGCTGCGCGGCAAGGAGAAGAAGAAGGAGTCCTTCTTCGATATGTTTCGGGTACTGTCGGCGCTGAAGCTGCGGTTCGGTGAAGTGGCGGTGAACTTCGGCACGCCGGTGGCGCTGAATGACTTCCTCGATGAGCAGCAACCCGAATGGCGAAGCCAGCTCGGAGAGCCGGAATTCAAACCAGACTGGCTACCTGAAGCAACCCGGCAACTGGCGCGTACTCTGGGCGGCGCAATCAATGCTGCCGCTGATGCCAACCCGGTCAACCTGGTCGCTCTGGCCATGCTGTCCACCCGCCGAATGGCGTTGGATGAAGCAACCCTGGCTCGCATCCTGGACACCTTCACCGGTCTGCTGAATGATGTGCCCTACAGCGAAGATACCACCCTGCCAGGGCTCAGCGGTGCCGGGCAGATCGGTCATGTGGAGTCCATGGGCATGATTGGTCGCCAGTCCGATGCGCTGGGCGAAATTCTGTTCCTCGACGATTCCCAGGCTGTGTTGATGACATGGTATCGCAACAACATTCTGCATCTGGTGGCGCTGCCGGCCCTGATCGCCAGTCTGTTCCTGAACAATGCACGCATGAATCGCGAACAGATCGTGCGCCTGGTCAGTGCGCTTTATCCCTACCTGCAGGGCGAGCTGTTTCTGCACTGGCGCGAAGAACAGTTGCCGGAGATCATCAACCGCTATGTTGACGGCCTGATCGGCCGGGGATTGCTGCGTGAGGAGAATGGCCAGATCCACCGTCCGGATACCGCCTCCGTTGAGTTCGTTCTGCTCACTCTGCTGGCGCGCAGCATCATTCAGATGCTGGAGCGCTTCTACATGGCCGCCGCGCTGCTGCTGAACAACCCCAACGGCAGCCTCACTGCCGAACAGCTGGAGGGCCTGTGCACTGTCATGGCCCAGCGTCTGTCGATCCTGCATGGACTCAATGCGCCGGAGTTCTTCGACAAGACCCTGTTCCGCCAATTCATCCAGCGACTGCAGGCTTTCGAGGTATTGAGCAGCGACGCCCAGGGTCGGCTGCATTATCAGCCGGAGCTGGAAGACATCGCCGAAAACACCGCCAAACGGGTACTCAGCGCCGAAATCCGCCTATCGATACGGCAGGTGGCGCGCAGCGCGGGGTAG
- a CDS encoding DUF72 domain-containing protein: MSDPVPPRLILGCPLWAEPAWRGALYSSGADADQRLYEYSRVFSAVEGNTTFYALPGPEVVARWADLLPADFHFCAKLPREVSHADRLDARQPELQQFFQRMTPLEQRLGPVWLQLPARVGPLHLEQLIRFLDALPRDYHYAVEVRHLDFFRKDDNERQLNRMLHERGMERIMFDSRGLFASTAIDPATLDAQRRKPRLPVHAIALGQSPTVRFIAGMDNQQSLRWLEPWLDKCVQWLAEGRCPVLFMHTPDNRLAPELARLFHARLQQRLPDLPPMAPWPGEQQQQASPQQGGLF, translated from the coding sequence GTGTCTGATCCCGTGCCTCCCCGATTGATTCTTGGCTGTCCTTTATGGGCCGAGCCTGCTTGGCGTGGGGCACTGTACTCCAGTGGCGCCGACGCGGACCAGCGACTGTATGAATATTCCCGCGTGTTCTCCGCTGTTGAGGGTAATACCACCTTCTATGCCTTGCCTGGCCCCGAGGTGGTAGCGCGCTGGGCTGATCTGTTGCCAGCGGACTTCCACTTCTGTGCCAAGTTGCCGCGAGAAGTCAGCCACGCCGACCGGCTGGACGCACGGCAGCCCGAACTGCAACAGTTCTTCCAGCGCATGACGCCCCTGGAGCAACGGCTGGGGCCGGTGTGGTTGCAGCTGCCGGCGCGCGTTGGGCCGCTGCATCTCGAACAGCTGATCCGGTTTCTCGATGCGCTGCCGCGCGATTACCACTATGCAGTGGAAGTGCGACACCTGGATTTCTTCCGCAAGGACGATAACGAAAGGCAGCTCAATCGCATGCTGCATGAGCGGGGCATGGAACGCATCATGTTCGATAGTCGCGGGCTGTTCGCCAGTACCGCAATCGATCCAGCGACCCTGGATGCCCAGAGGCGCAAGCCGCGTCTGCCGGTGCATGCCATCGCGCTGGGCCAGTCACCGACGGTGCGCTTCATCGCCGGCATGGACAATCAGCAGAGTCTGCGCTGGTTGGAGCCGTGGCTGGACAAGTGTGTGCAGTGGCTGGCGGAGGGGCGCTGCCCGGTGTTGTTCATGCACACTCCGGACAACCGCCTGGCGCCCGAACTCGCGCGGCTGTTTCATGCCCGCCTGCAGCAACGGCTACCGGACCTGCCGCCGATGGCCCCGTGGCCGGGTGAACAGCAACAGCAGGCCTCGCCCCAGCAGGGTGGGTTGTTTTGA
- the mazG gene encoding nucleoside triphosphate pyrophosphohydrolase yields MSYQLDDLLYLMERLRDPQHGCPWDLQQSFASIVPHTLEEAYEVADAIAEDDFEQLSGELGDLLFQVVFYAQLGSEAGHFDWHAVVDGITRKLLRRHPHVFPDGELRTPPGTLQLEEQQIKERWEQIKAEERAEKVGKTNAPEQLSLLEDVPRALPALSRAQKLQKRASGAGFDWPTVTPVIDKIAEELEEVREAIGRREHDAIEEEVGDLLFAMVNLARHLKVDAETALRGGNEKFERRLRYIEEALTSAGERFADTPLQRLDDLWDEAKKQGL; encoded by the coding sequence ATGAGTTATCAGTTGGATGATCTGTTGTATCTGATGGAGCGTCTGCGCGACCCGCAGCATGGCTGTCCCTGGGACCTGCAACAGTCCTTCGCCAGCATAGTGCCGCACACGTTGGAAGAGGCCTATGAAGTTGCCGACGCCATTGCCGAAGACGATTTCGAACAGCTGTCCGGCGAATTGGGTGACCTGTTGTTCCAGGTAGTGTTTTACGCGCAACTTGGCAGCGAGGCCGGGCATTTCGACTGGCATGCGGTGGTTGACGGTATCACCCGCAAGCTGCTGCGCCGTCATCCGCATGTATTTCCGGATGGTGAACTGCGTACGCCGCCGGGCACGCTACAACTGGAAGAGCAGCAGATCAAGGAACGCTGGGAGCAGATCAAGGCCGAGGAGCGGGCGGAGAAGGTTGGCAAGACCAACGCACCGGAACAGTTGTCCCTGCTGGAGGATGTTCCGCGCGCCTTGCCGGCCTTGAGCCGAGCCCAGAAACTGCAGAAGCGAGCGTCCGGCGCCGGGTTCGACTGGCCGACGGTGACCCCGGTAATCGACAAGATTGCCGAGGAGCTGGAGGAAGTGCGCGAGGCCATCGGCCGGCGCGAACACGATGCTATCGAAGAGGAAGTGGGTGATCTGCTGTTTGCCATGGTCAACCTGGCCAGGCATCTCAAAGTGGATGCGGAAACCGCTCTGCGCGGCGGCAATGAAAAGTTCGAGCGGCGGTTGCGATATATCGAAGAGGCGTTGACCAGTGCTGGCGAACGTTTTGCCGACACACCGCTGCAACGCCTGGATGACCTCTGGGATGAAGCCAAAAAGCAGGGTCTATAG